From the Candidatus Cloacimonas sp. genome, the window TCCATTCAATCCTCTAAATCCTGAAATCTTTAAATCCTCGTTTCTAAAATCCTTGTCCTGAAATCCTCGTTTCTGAAATCCTTGTCCTGAAATCCTTGTTTCCGCCTCTTGCAATATATTCCTAATATCCCCGTTCACTTCAAATCGTTTTTTCCTCTATATAGTTAGTCAACCGGGAAAGGCAATTGACATAAGAGCCGAGTTCGTTATCATACCAACCGAAGATTTTGGCATGCGTAACCGGCAATTCCAATGCCTTATCCGTTTCCATCCCTTGAGCAGCCAAAGTTGAAACAGGAATTGTGACAAAGCCGGTTCTGGTATGTGTTTCATGTGCTTCAATAACAACAGCAGCCATAGTTCCAATCATATCTGCCGAAACATTTTGCCTCTCACTGAATATCAGCAGGTCTTTTAGTGAACCCTCCGATGCTTTTTGGTAAACATCATTAATCAGTTTACGGCTTACCAACGGTTCTCCCAATTCATCCAATTCCGTATGGAAAGTAACATTTAAGTTTATAAGTGAGACGGTTGTTGTAGGAATGCGAACGCTATCTGCCATAAAACCGATATGTTTAATTTCGGGCATCACTTGTTCCAGAGCTTTAGTAACTCCTGTAGTAGAAAGAATAATATTATTCAGGACGCTTCTGGATTTCCTCAAATCCGTAGCATCGGTTTTAGGAACGCTATCTAAAATGGATTGAGTATTAGTAGCGGAATGAATGGTGCTCATAGAAGCAGTCAATATTCTGGAGGTTGCCTGATTTTCCATAAGCGGTTTAAGCATATAAGCCAAGCCGGTTGTAGTGCAGGAAGCAGCAGAAATGATGTTATGTTCACGAGGGTTAAATTCCAGGTGATTGATGCCGTAAATTATTGTCTTAGCATAATCCGGCATAGAATTTCCGGATTTAATTTTGAAAGGTGCGCTGCAGATAACTTTTAATGCTCCTGCATCCAAATGACCGTGTAAACAGGGTTTTCCGGAATCTGAGCGCAAAGCGGGGTCTAAAAAATTGCCCGTGCAATCAACTACAATTCGCACTCCTTCGTTCAGCCAGTTAATATCTTTTGGGTCGCGAGCCGTTCTTAATATTTTAATCGGGATGCCCTCAATTTCCAAAAGAGGTATATCCTCATCAAGGATTTTAATTTCGGCTTTTTTACCTACCACTCCATAGAGAAACTTGTGGATAGAACCGTAAGTGCTATCCATTTCAATAACCTGAATAAGGTCATCCAGATTTTTGCCTACCACCCTGCCACAGTTTACTACGATTCCATCAAAATGCCTAAGATGTATCTGGTTCCATAACAATAGTTTGCCAATTCTGCCCAAACCATTGATACCCAGCAGTTTTTTGTTTCCTAAGCTCAGTTCCATTTTGATTTCTCCTTATATTTTTTATTTTATAAACAATGCATGCTAACTAAAGGATAATGCCCTGAATAAATAGCTCCGCTGGTAGCATCCAAAGCTACTTTATCGCCTGCCTGTAAATA encodes:
- a CDS encoding glyceraldehyde 3-phosphate dehydrogenase NAD-binding domain-containing protein, whose amino-acid sequence is MELSLGNKKLLGINGLGRIGKLLLWNQIHLRHFDGIVVNCGRVVGKNLDDLIQVIEMDSTYGSIHKFLYGVVGKKAEIKILDEDIPLLEIEGIPIKILRTARDPKDINWLNEGVRIVVDCTGNFLDPALRSDSGKPCLHGHLDAGALKVICSAPFKIKSGNSMPDYAKTIIYGINHLEFNPREHNIISAASCTTTGLAYMLKPLMENQATSRILTASMSTIHSATNTQSILDSVPKTDATDLRKSRSVLNNIILSTTGVTKALEQVMPEIKHIGFMADSVRIPTTTVSLINLNVTFHTELDELGEPLVSRKLINDVYQKASEGSLKDLLIFSERQNVSADMIGTMAAVVIEAHETHTRTGFVTIPVSTLAAQGMETDKALELPVTHAKIFGWYDNELGSYVNCLSRLTNYIEEKTI